A genomic region of Metopolophium dirhodum isolate CAU chromosome 1, ASM1992520v1, whole genome shotgun sequence contains the following coding sequences:
- the LOC132939257 gene encoding protein male-specific lethal-1-like: protein MASRQVLDDQNKMVMAASKITMVSDSDQRVASINHRVYPPATNNLSKLKVLSFLSHKFKEESKKSVALLNEKILQLTNEVDYLKQKLAIPNQYIAKPVAREKNLDVLPFTQVSSTCSSGIGNLSLAKIQDQQEQQDIKLKKQRIRQAASKQPNPDPLECNQTKQRRTSITQTQSAKIGKMQELSLITTDDAYYTCLGNYDPTKDEPVSKNTKSNLETPSWRVIKYSGRRSVKGTEIMSDRIFEKRHHKHEQKEQICKRRDLRRLRELIRVENLKQGRYKHHSQKSNNKKELTTLLPSPSNIKAIEITDKLPVSAFECNLYNLYC from the exons ATGGCGAGCCGC CAGGTGCTCGATGACCAAAACAAAATGGTGATGGCCGCGTCTAAGATCACCATGGTCTCTGACAGCGATCAGAGGGTAGCCTCCATCAACCACCGCGTCTACCCGCCGGCGACCAATAACCTGAGTAAACTCAAGGTCCTATCATTCCTGAGTCACAAGTTTAAAGAAGAGTCCAAAAAATCTGTGGCCTTGCTAAATGAAAAGATATTACAGTTGACAAACGAAGTGGATTAT CTCAAACAGAAGTTGGCGATACCTAATCAATATATAGCTAAACCAGTTGCTAGAGAGAAAAACTTGGATGTCTTACCATTCACACAAGTTTCTTCAACATGCTCATCTGGCATAGGAAATTTGAGTTTGGCTAAAATACAAGATCAGCAAGAACAACAAGACATTAAACTTAAAAAGCAAAGGATTCGTCAAGCTGCTTCTAAACAACCGAACCCAGATCCATTAGAATGCAACCAGACAAAACAGCGGAGAACTAGTATTACACAAACTCAATCag CTAAAATAGGAAAAATGCAAGAATTGTCTTTGATCACAACAGATGATGCATATTACACATGCCTAGGAAATTATGATCCTACAAAAGATGAACCAGTTTCCAAAAATACTAAGAGCAATTTAGAA ACACCAAGTTGGAgggttataaaatattctggtAGGCGTTCTGTAAAAGGCACAGAAATAATGTCCGATCGTATCTTTGAAAAGAGACATCATAAACATGAGCAAAAGGAACAAATATGTAAAAG acGGGATTTGCGACGATTGAGGGAATTAATACGAGTAGAAAATTTGAAGCAAGGTCGATATAAACACCATTCACagaaatctaataataaaaaagaattgaCAACTTTATTGCCCAGTCCATCGAACATTAAAGCAATTGAAATCACAGATAAATTACCTGTGTCTGCATTTGAATGCAATTTATATAACTTGTATTGTTAA